Below is a genomic region from Brassica rapa cultivar Chiifu-401-42 chromosome A08, CAAS_Brap_v3.01, whole genome shotgun sequence.
TTAAAATGATCGTGTAAATAAGCTCTAATTAAATCATACGTCATTaataaggaagaagaagaagacgtacGGCCAAGGGACGTCGCCGACGAGCATCCAATCACCGTCTTTGTCTTCATAAGAGGGAACATAGTCCCAACTACTCACTGTATCCATTACTTTCCTCTCATTCATGAAGTCTATCAttccttcttctcctccattttttccttcacaataaaatatacttatgtataaaattttagCTAAGCAAGTCTATAGCCTTTAATTGAGTTGTTATCTTTCAAACTTGGTATTTATCGTGATGcactatatatttacttatttagtaagaaatatatatctatataacgTTCGTACCCATGGTAAAAGAGCTGAACATGTTGGACAAAGCGTCAGAGAGTTCGTCGTAGCTCTTATACATCTTCAAGTCGATTTTCCTCAAGTACGGTGCTCCGTCCATCGACACCTTCACAAACGCCGCCGTGTCCGCGCTACTGCTTGATTTTTGGCATGAACCCATCACGTTCTTCCGGTATGATCTCACCGGTGGCCATCCCACAACTTGTGCCCTATACAATTATACATATAGAAAATGGAAaatgtttatgttttaatatatgttacATATATAAGCTGTAGAAAGCTATCAGCAAATCAGTTTTTACTGGTGTTTCAAATATATCCTATTTTCATGAGACTGTGGTCTAATAGGTGGTCGAATTATACCTTTTGTTTCCCGCGGATTTTCAACAAGTTAAGGAAACATAACCCGTATAGACACATAtcacttctttctttttttaaactatCTTAAGTGACtacatttttggaaagtttattcttctttttttgctcATACCTTTATCTATTTAGTTAGATTTTTACTAacacaacatattatattttttcaggTGAAAACATTAACCGGTATCGCTAGAAATAATAACTTGGAGGAAATACTAGTGTTTTTGTAAAGATTTATttcttgttcaaaaaaaaaagataagaacaAGAAAATTAGGCGAAGATtgcaaaataaatagaaaagggGATAATGGTAATATTACTTGGCAGGAGGCTTGGTTGgatctttgggacatgaactcTTTTCCTTGGAAATAGCACTCACGACGTCGTGGCTCTTAGATCCTTCCTTGCTTTCAGGTTCATTGTTCAGATTCAGCTTCAGATCAACCGTCTCTGAGAATCCTCTCTTGGTTCCAGTCACCGGGGACGCCGTATCACCGCCGGGAAGACCAAGACACAGCTCAGTCTCCCTCAGATTCAGCCCAACACTGCCCATCATTGCTAATCTCTCTTCTTTCcaatgttcttcttcttcttgggaaGGTGATGAGGAAGATAGGAAAAAGGTTTTTATAAAAACACGCAAATAATACAAAGTGAGATGAGTCTCTATTATATATCTCTCTAGGTGGTAGCTGCATGTGTATGTCgtactaagagcatctccaagggaactctattttttcctctataatttacactaaaatagagtaactctattataaagttgaatttgctccaatggttcattctataatagagttactctataatagagtgaaatatagagtaatcttattttttttactccaaatatagaatgaaaaaacaaaaatactctatatttcactctattatagagtaactctattatagagtgaaccattggagcaaaatccaactctataatagagttactctattttagagtggaACTAGATATTAACCCGCACATCTGTgcggatatatttatatatttaaattaacttttaaaatataaaatatgttataaagaaatatatttaatattaattttatgtatataatttattttaaaattttttatttgttgaaatttctttgatgatattgtacaaatcatatattaatgaagtatttttgtttatttatttaaaatacaacatcaatattaatagtttcattttaaacattagttttatatgaattaataaaataaattattagcttctttgtttagaaatttttattctcgaaatgtttttatgcgaataaattaattttttttaatattattatatttagtatattatatttcagtttaatattttgatttttactaaaatatcaaacataaaatgttacaaacgataaaaatattatttattttgttttatataaaaatttaatttgataatttaaaaagaattaggctatactatttaatttcaaaattagttactgaaatatataaaatatgatctatattaaatataataaacagTTAAATGATAATTACCTaatgacaatttttttatattttcttagaaatgttattgtttagatgtatattttttcttaggagaatattatatatgagtaattttaagatgtttagttaaatttaTAATGAATGGTTTAACATAGACTTgtgtatggtagataaaaataggactctattttaatagagtagatatagagaaaattatagtgtagcattggagatggtctaaagaGATATTTGGTTAATTGGATTTTAGACACGTGGTTGAATCTGAACCCTTTGATACAGTGATCTTGTTCGATTTCACACTAATCACAACTATTATTACTTAATTACGGTTTAAAATCTTTCTTGGGATTATTTTGTAGCTCGTATATGATTGCATTTGATTAGGACATCCTTAATTATTCTTTGTAGGACTTTCAAATATGAAAACTTATATTGAATAATTTAATAGCTttcataataatattataaaattttaaaccgaaGAGATTATTATAAAACTACTCCTATTAGATTGAAAATATCCGCTATGGAATAAGTTGAACCTTCTTGACATTCcagcaaataaaataaaataacctcctctccccccccccccccggcATTTTTTCTTAGTTTCTGTAACTAAAactcaataaaaatataatcatcTTTTCTTCTCGTTGTAGTTTATAATTAAGTGATCACAAATCCTTTTTGActtccaaatatatatataactatattgTTTTtgacccccaaaaaaaaaatatagttaagTTTGATTCTCTCCGCAAGATTCTTCGCCGGAACCTTCCAATTATGCATATCACATCCACATGATTCAATTATTCTTCCCACAATAAAAGCGTAGCCCTcttgtatataaatattccaCACCACCAACGCAAATTAAATACACAATGCATCTTTTATACTTATTTGCTAAAAACTCACATTACAGAAAATTCAATACTCGCTTGCAATTTGAAGATATAAACacgcatatataatataaacacCACTATACTTTGTAGCAAAACATTATAATTTACAGATTATATCGattgttaaaaacaaaatacgtacgtacattatatttttgtggGAATAGATAATAATTCTGTGTGGCACCCATTAGTTGATACGAGAGCCATGTTATTTGGTTTATAAAATATCTGATTCTAGATGATCATGATGAATGGCACATCTATTTTTTTCGTGGATGAAATTCCGTTTGTTGTGAGATAAGAAGAGAATGAGAGGCAGATTTGGTGATCTGATATATGATGTGAATGAAGATGATGCGATGTGATGGCTATTAACTATATCGATTTCGTATGGAAGGATATAATGTTATTCAAAGAAACGAAGAAGataaaaagtaatattttttaatctggAAAAGAAAATCCAAAGCTTGTATACATATTTAATAAACCCGATTTATATTTAAACCTAATAAACCCAATTTATATTTAAAGAGGATTCTTTCATGGCCAGTAAAAGCATATACAGTATATggaaattataaatataatagtaacAAAATTTGTATTGCATTTATATTCTAAACTTTAAGGGAATTGAGAGAGGACATGAGTGGCAAAATCCAAAAGAGGAGAGTAGATTAACATCACCATAAATTCCAAAACCGAAATTTAAATTAGTGAGAAAAGGAAAACATGGAGATGATGGAAGGACAAGTTACATCCAATAAAATTTAGAGGCAAAAACATCTTAAACCCTACCTTTGTTCCTTGATTTGTCTACATCCCTCTCTTTTACCACTTTTTCTCCTTTTGTTTCTATCCCAAAAACTCTGCATGAATTTTCAAATCAACAAAGCCCCAAATTTTTGTTAACTTTGTTGGGTCACGTTGTCTTATATATCATTTTGTCGTGTTATTAATGTTTATCTACTTTATCTGATCAAATATATACGGATCACTATGTAAATCACATGATAACAGTAAACAGTGAATGTATGATATCAATTCTAGACTGAACTTACATGACTACAAAAGAAAAATCGCCCGCACACATATTTGGATTGTATGTGAAACTTTAATCCCAAACTTTAATGAGACTGAACTAATGCATGAACCAAATCTATATATGAAGAATATATGAATTTATGGAGACCACCTTTTCTTGTTCAAGATGGAGACCACCATTGATGTGTGTAATAattaatatgtatatttatacatatacattTGTATGTTAAATGCATCGTATCGAAATAAATGACTTATTATCAGAGGTATATATGTGCTGCATCTTAACTTTCTAGATAAGAATGTGTGAGGACAAGGTGTATTTTCATATGGACATAACAAGGCCACAACTCTAAACATCCTACCATACAATGATCAGTTGATTTATTTCCCTTTACTTTataagttttcttatttaaattagTTGTTGGAATATACTTCTCGCATTCAAAGAGTGCAGCCAACTGACATGCATGCATGCAGTTAAAACGACAAAACCGAATGCTAAGTTAACATTGACTAAACGGTATATTGTGATTGTATGTGAAAGCTACTACTCTTATGAGACTCAAACAAATTACTTTTACGTGAACACTTGCTCTAGAGTTTACACAAACAATTATTTATCATCAGTCTTAATTTAAAGAATATAGTGATTttgtcatttaaaaaatatatatatatgagggttgcagtatatatatatgatgtataCATACTTTCATGCATATTAGTATTAACTCAAAACTCTGACCCAAAATGATAGCTTATATTATTGGCAAAAAAATGATAGTTTATGTAACTAAAATTCTAACTTCAAAACTAATTATCATGAACCAGGTTACATACATAATacattcattattttcttagaGCATTTAAAGACACACCTGATTCTACACATATACTCCCTTTGTtcattaatattacatattctagaaaaaaagttgttttaaaaagatctattttttacattttcagaacatgttttattaattaattacaaatttcaaaaaacttaatttcacttactgaatttttattggcttaaaattatggaacaaagataaacacaaaaaattatgcaaatttaatatattttattaaaatatgtgaaaaatgtaaaatatgtaacattaaaaaacagagggagtataaaaaGTAAATGCATTTATTGTTGTAATGAATGCATCTAATTAGTCTCTTGTAGTTATCATTTACTTAAATATATTGTTTGTGAACTTCatactttaaaattaaatttgcgAGAATCTGCCACTAGACGCTCATGATATCTATTCTGAATGTTGGCATAACTCCTAAACACTAAAGAGTTTaaacttcagtatatagaaatTATCGAAAAACTTAATATTCTTATAAGGGATTAACTCATAGAAGACAAAAAATGACAATCTTATTTTGTGCATAGCTGCATCTTACACTACTATATAATGATGGTCAAAGAATATTTGAACTTTTGTTGTGTCTGTTTCTCTAGATAATAGGTATTTTATAGTAGATATCTACTAATTTATGCACTATATGAAGTTTTCTTAAATTAATTGTTAAAAATTTAGAACGATCTATAAGTaatatgaaagagagtttagcatacattaatacaaatgtataacgggttataaatttttaattaaaactaaagagtagaagtttaatatataaagcatttaacgaaaaaatcaatattttcgtaggggttaaaccatatatattttgagaaaaattcaaaaatgtaatttttttgttttaatgcatagtttcatcgtGCACTAACATAAGATGCtattcaaagaggtttagaacttttgttctctccatttctttaaaaatagcgatttaatagtggttattccaccaatttagggaatattatgaagtattactaaattaattgaaaaaaattaaaacgatgtccatgtaccatgaaagagagttcaatatacattaataaaaatgtagaatgtgtttagaaattttaaaacaacactaaaaatcataggcttcactatatagtgcatttactgaaaaattgaatattttcgtaggggttaacacatagattttgaaaaaaattcaaaaatatataaatactgttttaatgcatagtttaatccttcaataacatatgctgaaggtcaaagagatttggaacctttgttgtctccgtttttctagcgaataacgattttatagtcgttagtccatcaatttagggagtattacaaaattttactaaattaattgacaaaaaactaaAACGATACCCGTGTACAAtgagagagtttaatatacactattacaaatgtagaatgtgtttagaaattttaaaacaacactaaatatcataggcttagtatatagaacattttccaaaaaactaaatattttcttaggggttaacacatagattttgagaaaaattaaaaaatatgaaaatactgttttaattcatagttgcatccttcactaatatatgatgaaggtcaaagtggtttggaacttttgttgtgtccgtttctcaagaaaatagcgattttatagtgattagtccaccaatttggagagtgttatgaagttttgctaaattaattgaagtaaaattaaaacaatgtcTATGTagcatgaaagagagtttattatacattaatacaaatgtagaatgtgtttagaaattttaaaacaacactaaagatcataggctttagtatatagagcatttaccgaaaaactaaatattttcgtagattttgataaaaatttaaaaatatgaaaatattgttttaatgcatagttgcatccttcactaacatatgatgaaagtcaaagaggttcagaacctttttttcttttgtttttctaaagaatagcgattttatagtagtcaatccaccaatttagggagtgttataaagttttgctaaattaattgataagaaattaaaacgatgctcatgtaccatgaaaaagagtttaatataaattaatacaaatgtagaatgtatttaaaaattttaaagcaacactaaagatcataggcttcagtatatatagcatttaccaaaaaattcaatattttcatagtggttaacacatagattttgaaaaaaattcaaaaatatgaaaatactctTTTAATCCATATTTggatccttcactaacatatgatgaagttcaaagtggtttgaaactttttttgtctccgtttctctataaaattgggattttatagtggttattccaccaatttaggaagtattacgAAATTTTACTATATTAATTGACATAAAactaaaacgatgcccatgtacaataaaaaagagtttaatatatattaatacaaatgtagaatgtgtttagaaattttaaaacaacactaaagatcatagacttcagtatatatagcatttaccgaaaaattcaatattttcgtacgggttaacacatagatttagaaaaaaattcaaaaatatgaaaatactgttttaatgcatagcttCATCTTTCAATAACATATgctgaaggtcaaagaggtttggaacctttgttgtctccgtttttctagataatagcgattttatagtggttagtccaccaatttagggagtattacgaaatttactaaattaattgacaaaaaattaaaacgatgcccgtgtacaatgaaagagagttcaatatacattaatacaaatgtacaatatgtttaaaatttttaaaacaacactaaagatcataggcctagtatatagaacattttccgaaaaactaaatattttcgtaggggttaacacatagattttgagaaaaattcaaaaatatgaaaatattgtttttattcatagttgcatcattcactaacatatgatgaaggtcaaagtggCTTGGAACTTTTGTGTCCGTTTCtcaagagaatagc
It encodes:
- the LOC103836586 gene encoding auxin-responsive protein IAA17 — its product is MMGSVGLNLRETELCLGLPGGDTASPVTGTKRGFSETVDLKLNLNNEPESKEGSKSHDVVSAISKEKSSCPKDPTKPPAKAQVVGWPPVRSYRKNVMGSCQKSSSSADTAAFVKVSMDGAPYLRKIDLKMYKSYDELSDALSNMFSSFTMGKNGGEEGMIDFMNERKVMDTVSSWDYVPSYEDKDGDWMLVGDVPWPMFVDTCKRLRLMKGSDAIGLAPRAMEKCKSRA